One window of Alkaliphilus metalliredigens QYMF genomic DNA carries:
- the plsY gene encoding glycerol-3-phosphate 1-O-acyltransferase PlsY has translation MINLLVIISAYFIGNFSTSFIVGKLTSNIDIRQHGSGNAGSTNVLRTLGVKAAALTFLGDTLKGMLSFYLAQRFVGEQAALMAGIAVVIGHNWPVLLGFKGGKGIATTIGVALIASPLAAIASISLGVVILYRYKYVSLSSITAMTILPFFLFSYGLEYFIFGLVLSVMAIYRHRENIKRLRTGTEKKIGRKTSV, from the coding sequence ATGATAAACCTACTGGTCATCATAAGTGCATATTTTATTGGCAATTTCTCAACTTCCTTTATCGTAGGTAAGCTGACCTCAAACATCGATATTCGGCAGCATGGAAGTGGCAACGCAGGCTCAACCAATGTACTCAGAACTTTAGGGGTAAAGGCAGCTGCATTGACCTTCTTGGGAGATACACTCAAGGGGATGCTCTCTTTTTATTTAGCACAGCGGTTTGTAGGAGAGCAAGCCGCATTGATGGCGGGTATTGCAGTTGTCATAGGACATAATTGGCCAGTTTTACTGGGTTTTAAGGGAGGAAAGGGAATTGCGACTACCATCGGGGTTGCTCTGATAGCCAGTCCCTTGGCAGCGATTGCATCCATTTCTTTAGGTGTTGTCATTTTATATCGTTATAAATACGTTTCATTGTCCTCCATAACAGCCATGACTATACTGCCATTCTTTTTATTTTCTTATGGGCTGGAGTATTTTATTTTTGGATTAGTACTATCAGTGATGGCAATTTATAGACACAGGGAGAACATCAAAAGATTAAGGACAGGAACAGAGAAAAAAATTGGTAGAAAAACCAGTGTTTAA
- the der gene encoding ribosome biogenesis GTPase Der, with amino-acid sequence MAKPIVAIVGRPNVGKSTLFNKIIGHRISIVEDQPGVTRDRIYAEVEWLDHYFTLIDTGGIDADTEEIIPAQMREQAQLAIETADVTVFMVDGRAGLTTSDREVAEMLRKSHKPVLLAMNKVDTSNRLDSFYEFYELGIGDPIEISSAQGLGIGDLLDEIVKHFPENKGVIYDDDVIKVAIIGKPNVGKSSIVNSILGENRVIVSDIAGTTRDAIDTPFNDGEDQYVLIDTAGLRRKSKIKENIEKYSVIRSIAAVERADVCLLVIDATEGVTEQDTKVAGFSHENGKGTIIVVNKWDLIEKDNNTMNKFIKEIRTELAYLSYAPILFISALTRQRMPKVLETVKFISNQRAMRVPTGGLNEVIGEATLLNQPPSDKGKRLKIFYGTQGSIKPPTFVLFINDKKLMHFSYERYIENRIRENFGFEGTPIRFIYREKSGRD; translated from the coding sequence ATGGCAAAACCAATTGTTGCAATCGTAGGAAGACCAAATGTAGGAAAGTCTACACTTTTTAATAAAATTATAGGACATAGAATTTCCATAGTAGAAGATCAACCAGGTGTGACCCGTGATCGTATTTATGCAGAAGTAGAATGGTTGGATCACTATTTTACTTTAATTGACACTGGAGGAATTGATGCAGATACAGAAGAAATCATTCCAGCTCAAATGAGGGAGCAAGCACAACTAGCTATTGAGACAGCAGATGTGACTGTTTTCATGGTGGATGGACGTGCAGGACTCACAACTTCTGATCGTGAAGTGGCTGAGATGCTAAGAAAATCTCATAAACCAGTATTATTAGCAATGAACAAAGTAGATACCAGTAACCGTTTGGATTCCTTTTATGAGTTTTATGAATTAGGAATAGGTGATCCTATTGAAATATCCTCAGCCCAAGGATTGGGCATCGGTGATTTACTAGATGAGATTGTAAAACATTTCCCTGAAAATAAAGGCGTTATTTATGATGATGACGTGATTAAGGTAGCTATTATTGGAAAACCAAATGTAGGGAAGTCCTCTATTGTTAATAGTATTTTAGGAGAAAACCGAGTCATTGTCAGTGATATCGCCGGAACCACAAGGGATGCTATCGACACCCCATTTAATGATGGGGAAGATCAATATGTTTTAATTGATACGGCAGGGCTAAGAAGAAAAAGTAAGATAAAAGAAAACATAGAAAAATATAGTGTGATCCGTTCTATTGCAGCTGTTGAACGAGCAGATGTTTGCCTATTGGTAATTGATGCAACCGAAGGGGTAACGGAGCAGGATACAAAAGTAGCTGGATTTAGTCATGAAAATGGCAAAGGAACGATCATTGTTGTGAATAAATGGGACTTAATCGAAAAAGATAATAATACTATGAACAAATTTATCAAAGAAATTAGGACTGAATTAGCCTATTTAAGCTATGCGCCAATTCTATTTATTTCAGCGTTAACGAGACAAAGAATGCCTAAGGTATTAGAAACGGTGAAGTTTATTTCTAATCAGCGTGCAATGCGTGTACCAACTGGCGGGTTAAATGAAGTCATAGGAGAAGCAACTTTACTAAATCAACCACCTTCTGATAAAGGCAAGCGATTAAAAATATTCTATGGCACTCAGGGTTCAATTAAGCCTCCTACATTTGTTCTCTTTATCAATGACAAAAAGCTAATGCACTTTTCCTATGAGCGTTATATTGAAAATCGAATTCGAGAAAACTTTGGATTCGAGGGAACGCCTATTCGTTTTATTTACAGGGAAAAATCAGGGAGGGACTAA
- a CDS encoding DUF512 domain-containing protein: MKEVKIKNVISKVYEGSIAEEVGIEVDDILININGNLIEDIIEYKFYLSDEYLEIEIEKPNGESWVYEVEKDYDEDLGMEFENPIIDQAKSCKNNCLFCFVDQLPPNMRESLYFKDDDSRLSFLHGNYITLTNMKDKDIEKIIKYRISPINISVHTTNGELRKQMLNNRFAGNILDILKKLHDHHIEMNCQIVLCPNVNDGKELDDTLRHLGNLSESIKSVAVVPVGLTAYRQHLQEVQPFNRSTASKTVEQIEGWQRQFQKYMGRNFVYTSDEFYILAEKALPDYDSYEGFPQLENGVGMVVKLKKEFHNYISKLSVKLNQPKSITILTGQSSCEIIKELGHQLTETVHGLQVNVVCIKNRFFGGHVSVTGLITGSDILSTLKGQPLGDGVMIPESMLKSGELVFLDDVTVSEIEEALEVPIQVCEVNGKQFVKGLLTFPIKDKGKR; this comes from the coding sequence TTGAAGGAAGTTAAGATTAAGAATGTGATTAGTAAGGTGTATGAAGGAAGTATTGCTGAAGAAGTAGGCATTGAAGTAGATGATATTTTGATTAATATCAATGGAAACCTCATAGAAGATATTATTGAATATAAATTTTATTTGTCGGATGAATACTTGGAGATTGAAATTGAAAAACCCAATGGTGAGAGCTGGGTTTATGAAGTGGAAAAGGATTATGACGAAGACTTGGGGATGGAGTTTGAAAATCCCATCATTGATCAGGCAAAGAGCTGTAAAAACAATTGCCTTTTTTGCTTTGTGGATCAACTACCACCAAATATGCGTGAAAGTTTGTATTTTAAAGATGATGATTCGAGGCTGTCCTTTTTACATGGGAATTATATTACCTTAACGAATATGAAGGATAAAGATATTGAAAAAATTATAAAATATCGAATTAGTCCCATTAATATATCTGTACATACAACCAATGGTGAATTGAGAAAGCAAATGCTTAATAATCGTTTTGCTGGAAATATTTTAGACATTCTGAAAAAGCTGCACGATCATCACATTGAAATGAACTGTCAAATTGTTCTATGCCCTAATGTCAATGATGGAAAAGAACTAGATGATACATTGCGACATCTAGGGAATTTAAGTGAAAGCATAAAAAGTGTTGCAGTTGTGCCAGTTGGATTAACTGCGTATCGTCAGCACTTACAGGAGGTTCAACCATTTAACCGTTCCACAGCCAGTAAAACAGTAGAACAAATTGAGGGCTGGCAACGACAATTCCAAAAGTACATGGGACGTAACTTTGTTTATACATCTGATGAGTTTTATATATTAGCAGAAAAAGCATTGCCTGATTATGATAGTTATGAAGGCTTTCCACAGTTAGAAAATGGTGTTGGAATGGTGGTGAAGCTCAAAAAGGAATTTCATAATTACATAAGCAAGCTATCAGTTAAATTGAATCAACCTAAGAGCATCACAATACTAACAGGACAATCCTCCTGTGAAATCATCAAAGAGTTAGGACATCAACTAACGGAGACGGTACATGGGCTACAAGTGAATGTGGTGTGCATTAAAAATCGCTTTTTCGGGGGACATGTGTCGGTAACAGGTTTAATTACAGGAAGTGATATTCTCAGTACTTTAAAAGGGCAACCATTAGGAGATGGAGTCATGATCCCAGAATCCATGTTAAAAAGTGGGGAATTGGTCTTTTTAGATGATGTGACTGTATCAGAAATAGAAGAAGCATTAGAAGTTCCAATTCAAGTGTGTGAAGTGAATGGCAAGCAATTTGTTAAAGGATTGCTGACATTTCCAATAAAAGACAAAGGTAAGAGGTGA
- a CDS encoding DUF3189 family protein — translation MKIIYNCYGGTHTSIVTASIHVGRLPMDRIPHSVELNEISAYDRMETGDIGYLTYMGKDEYHNDVYAVGLGSQRVFYTGILHQLSNELTTYQKQELLVIDTLRFAHFTVHIGGFLSRKIHLISLGRPLVNYGIKRCYPSLIQLVANVKKSLQ, via the coding sequence ATGAAGATCATTTATAATTGCTATGGCGGGACCCACACATCAATCGTAACAGCATCTATTCATGTGGGCCGCCTACCAATGGATCGGATTCCTCATAGTGTGGAATTGAATGAGATTTCAGCCTATGATCGAATGGAGACTGGGGATATAGGGTATCTTACATATATGGGAAAAGATGAGTATCATAACGATGTTTATGCTGTGGGATTGGGATCCCAGCGTGTTTTTTATACAGGAATATTGCATCAACTATCCAATGAATTAACCACTTATCAAAAACAGGAATTACTAGTAATAGATACCTTAAGATTTGCCCATTTCACCGTTCATATCGGAGGTTTTTTATCCAGAAAAATACATCTTATTTCACTAGGAAGGCCATTAGTGAACTACGGAATCAAAAGGTGCTATCCATCACTGATACAATTGGTGGCAAATGTAAAGAAAAGCCTTCAATAA
- a CDS encoding DUF3189 family protein — translation MKVIYTYRKTPYAAYIAASLHLHMKIEASTIHVQGEWGLRYVGMDENYNEVYICLRGQRLRIFNHLVKSMAEIYEEKIKVIDLSQYEGWRYHFISVEKMISLILQSREEIK, via the coding sequence ATGAAAGTGATTTATACTTATAGAAAAACCCCCTATGCAGCTTACATAGCTGCATCTCTTCATTTACATATGAAAATAGAAGCATCTACAATTCATGTCCAAGGGGAATGGGGGCTTCGCTATGTAGGAATGGATGAAAATTATAATGAAGTTTATATTTGTCTTAGAGGACAGCGACTAAGAATTTTTAATCATCTAGTAAAAAGTATGGCTGAAATTTATGAAGAAAAGATTAAAGTCATCGACTTGAGCCAATATGAAGGATGGCGATATCATTTTATATCAGTAGAAAAAATGATATCGCTGATCTTGCAGTCAAGGGAAGAGATAAAATGA
- a CDS encoding capping complex subunit for YIEGIA → MEFGLKEFIIAVITTNKEMVSSAMVPVFYARDEEHKERLALLISKTTTGMVHDLEDGTYIIVKH, encoded by the coding sequence ATGGAATTTGGATTAAAAGAGTTTATCATTGCAGTCATCACAACAAATAAAGAGATGGTAAGTAGCGCTATGGTGCCAGTTTTCTATGCAAGGGATGAGGAGCATAAAGAAAGATTAGCTTTACTCATTTCAAAAACAACCACTGGTATGGTACACGACCTAGAGGACGGGACCTATATCATTGTGAAACATTAG
- a CDS encoding YIEGIA family protein: MEEYYILILTALMMGTLARLSMMTSDYRQYPTYPQGYLSHFTLGMIAAGLGAVAIPAIAEEEYAAITFLALAAQQFRDVRNMERQSLDNIEPTELVPRGTAYIEDIAKAFEARNYLAILTALGTGAAIFITAKLDQGWIIQIIAGVVVGAAVAVFLKNNLKGRVIQDIAKVEEAKISFEGPLLTINGVIVMNIGLKDSRDIFLKSGVAVEIIPNDANGVAALSNIGQRQAIQHNAATQLGIRKDVDEPDFTPIARRNPNNGNIVMAIVTMNPSVDCLIEVVKTTPVLESSKRKPLDSKVGRSLRR; the protein is encoded by the coding sequence TTGGAAGAATATTATATCCTTATATTAACGGCGCTTATGATGGGAACTTTGGCAAGACTCAGTATGATGACATCTGATTATCGACAATATCCTACTTATCCACAAGGGTATCTATCGCACTTTACCCTGGGGATGATTGCAGCAGGTTTAGGTGCGGTTGCCATTCCTGCCATTGCTGAGGAGGAGTATGCAGCCATCACATTTTTAGCCTTAGCAGCACAACAGTTTAGAGATGTGAGAAATATGGAAAGACAGAGCTTAGATAATATTGAACCGACAGAATTAGTTCCTCGGGGAACCGCATACATTGAGGATATTGCAAAAGCCTTTGAAGCAAGAAATTATTTGGCTATTTTAACGGCTCTTGGAACTGGGGCAGCAATATTTATAACTGCTAAACTAGATCAAGGCTGGATTATTCAAATTATAGCCGGTGTCGTAGTAGGTGCTGCGGTAGCAGTGTTTTTAAAAAACAACTTAAAGGGAAGAGTGATTCAAGACATTGCAAAGGTAGAGGAAGCGAAAATATCCTTTGAAGGACCCCTCCTGACGATTAATGGTGTGATCGTTATGAATATAGGATTAAAGGACTCGAGAGACATTTTTCTAAAAAGCGGCGTTGCAGTTGAAATTATACCAAATGATGCCAATGGTGTTGCAGCATTATCAAATATTGGGCAACGGCAAGCTATCCAACATAATGCAGCGACCCAGCTTGGTATTCGTAAGGATGTTGATGAACCTGACTTTACACCGATTGCACGGAGAAATCCGAATAATGGAAATATCGTCATGGCTATCGTTACGATGAATCCCAGCGTTGATTGTTTAATAGAAGTAGTTAAAACAACACCAGTATTAGAATCCTCCAAGCGAAAACCATTAGATTCAAAAGTGGGAAGAAGCCTAAGAAGGTAG
- the spoIIP gene encoding stage II sporulation protein P — translation MRNKGRILLCFILIGVLVSANFSFVDAYRKPGEYFTVYNSNSDKVLFMTGIEVTRGDQYLSGDNKMYEVTRVNTSSRIAYADFINDVQLPKINLEALERVKLALDGPEGLAALFLAQEEEGEEGEGEGERPGGWENLERRVGIYTTHSAESYVPTDGEESIEEGGGIIQVASKLSEGFQNQGVEATHDETNHVPHDAGAYKRSRRTAMELMTEQGVASLIDVHRDAVPVEQYNTEINGKPASKVRMVIGRRNQNFKANEELAMHVKAVADEMHPGLIKDIFYAKGDYNQDLTPRAMLLEMGTFEQERQRPETSAGYFAEAVTTAMFGGVVEDEDGDTEDVAPEAESDGGSGAGIMGLIAVVGGGGLAFLFLSSGGKEWKSKLGNFKDEFRNFLGRSKNKK, via the coding sequence ATGAGAAATAAAGGACGAATTTTACTATGTTTCATATTAATTGGGGTCTTAGTGTCAGCGAATTTTAGCTTTGTTGATGCATATCGAAAGCCTGGAGAATATTTCACTGTTTATAACTCTAATAGCGATAAAGTGTTATTCATGACAGGTATTGAGGTCACACGAGGTGATCAATATCTAAGTGGTGACAATAAAATGTACGAAGTGACAAGAGTGAACACAAGCAGTAGGATTGCCTACGCGGACTTTATAAATGACGTCCAGTTACCTAAGATTAATCTTGAAGCTCTTGAAAGAGTAAAACTGGCACTGGACGGTCCTGAAGGATTAGCAGCACTATTTTTAGCTCAAGAAGAAGAGGGAGAGGAGGGTGAAGGTGAAGGAGAACGTCCTGGAGGATGGGAAAATTTAGAGAGAAGGGTAGGAATTTATACGACCCATAGCGCTGAATCCTACGTTCCTACAGATGGCGAAGAAAGTATTGAAGAAGGTGGGGGAATTATACAAGTAGCATCAAAATTAAGCGAAGGTTTCCAGAATCAAGGTGTTGAAGCTACCCATGATGAAACAAATCATGTGCCCCATGACGCAGGAGCATACAAAAGATCAAGAAGAACAGCCATGGAATTGATGACAGAACAAGGGGTCGCCTCATTAATAGATGTACATCGAGATGCTGTTCCAGTAGAGCAATATAATACTGAAATAAATGGTAAACCAGCATCAAAGGTAAGAATGGTTATCGGACGACGTAATCAAAATTTCAAAGCCAATGAGGAATTAGCCATGCATGTTAAGGCAGTTGCTGATGAGATGCATCCAGGATTAATTAAAGACATTTTTTATGCAAAAGGAGATTACAATCAAGATTTAACGCCTAGGGCCATGTTACTGGAGATGGGAACATTTGAACAAGAAAGACAACGACCGGAAACATCTGCAGGATATTTTGCAGAAGCTGTGACAACAGCTATGTTTGGAGGCGTCGTAGAGGATGAGGATGGAGATACTGAAGACGTTGCCCCAGAGGCAGAAAGTGATGGTGGCTCAGGAGCTGGTATCATGGGTTTAATTGCAGTTGTTGGTGGCGGAGGACTAGCCTTTTTATTTTTAAGTAGTGGTGGCAAGGAATGGAAATCAAAGCTTGGAAACTTTAAAGATGAATTTCGAAATTTTCTAGGTCGAAGTAAGAATAAAAAATAG